A region of Diadema setosum chromosome 15, eeDiaSeto1, whole genome shotgun sequence DNA encodes the following proteins:
- the LOC140238883 gene encoding sperm-associated antigen 7-like, with protein MEKMKQEDRKRKTDFRSKVEKEINEFINDSTRTRLKYPPMDKVYRSILHDVAEVAGMTSFSFGETDAERYIIIFKKEFPPSDEELDAYRRREKWDPEEARVLAKKVAQEAEEARRIEETRKPTKVVPSSDYMDKYKGLIGEESAKEAAKHLTPNKQFGFVPSENKRDKRSVEETLNAIRAKKQRRATPGEVAGEAETSSTSTSTAEET; from the exons ATGGAAAAAATGAAGCAGGAAGACAGGAAGCGGAAAACAGACTTCAGGTCAAAggttgaaaaagaaatcaatgaaTTCATCAATGACAGCACACGTACAAGACTCAAGTATCCCCCCATGGACAAAGTCTATAGAAGTATACT ACATGATGTTGCAGAGGTGGCTGGAAtgacttcattttcatttggagAAACAGATGCAGAGCGctacattatcattttcaaaaaG GAATTTCCACCCAGTGATGAAGAGCTTGATGCTTACAGGAGGCGAGAAAAATGGGATCCAGAGGAAGCCAGAGTGCTGGCTAAAAAAGTG GCACAAGAAGCAGAGGAGGCCAGGCGAATAGAAGAAACCAGAAAGCCCACCAAGGTCGTCCCGTCGTCAGACTACATGGACAAATACAAAGGTCTAATAGGGGAGGAGAGTGCCAAGGAGGCAGCAAAGCACCTGACACCAAACAAGCAGTTTGGATTCG TCCCAAGTGAAAACAAACGCGACAAGCGGTCGGTGGAAGAAACGCTCAACGCAATTCGTGCCAAGAAACAGAGGAGAGCCACACCGGGAGAAGTCGCTGGGGAAGCGGAGACATCAAGCACTAGTACTAGTACAGCAGAAGAGACATAG